One region of Niallia sp. Man26 genomic DNA includes:
- a CDS encoding VanZ family protein yields MVKLNKRNKRLMLLASICFIFIMTMFPNRYLGIGIEPGGHNFVPFLMIKEMFVERSVFTFIVNNIGNIALFMPFGFFLPLALPRFNQFILCTAVGCCLSAAIESIQWFMEYRWSDVDDLILNTVGTMAGFGLYKAVKKAADSISISV; encoded by the coding sequence GTGGTCAAATTAAATAAAAGGAACAAAAGGCTGATGCTGCTTGCTTCCATCTGTTTTATTTTTATCATGACAATGTTTCCAAATCGTTATTTAGGTATCGGAATTGAACCAGGCGGGCATAACTTTGTTCCGTTTTTGATGATAAAGGAAATGTTTGTTGAGCGGTCCGTTTTTACTTTCATCGTTAACAACATTGGCAATATCGCCTTGTTTATGCCATTCGGCTTTTTTCTGCCGCTTGCTTTACCGAGATTTAACCAATTTATCTTATGTACGGCAGTTGGCTGCTGCTTATCGGCAGCGATTGAATCCATCCAATGGTTTATGGAATACAGATGGAGCGATGTGGATGATCTTATTTTAAACACGGTGGGCACAATGGCCGGTTTTGGTCTATATAAAGCAGTAAAAAAAGCAGCAGACAGTATTTCAATTTCTGTATAG